One genomic region from Rosa rugosa chromosome 1, drRosRugo1.1, whole genome shotgun sequence encodes:
- the LOC133725374 gene encoding uncharacterized protein LOC133725374 gives MASKLPQLQTKLVQVSNLLAKNGNTYYKQMMEKNKGYIQEPPTIENCQTLAKQLFYTRLASIPSRYEAFWKELEGLKDVLKTTGELNVEKAGIIALFGVECFAWFWTGEVVGRGGTITGYYV, from the exons ATGGCATCAAAGTTACCTCAGTTGCAGACAAAGCTGGTCCAGGTGTCAAACTTATTAGCCAAGAATGGAAATACCTATTACAAGCAGATGATGGAGAAGAACAAGGGCTATATCCAGGAGCCACCCACCATCGAGAACTGTCAAACATTAGCAAAGCAACTGTTCTATACTCGTCTTGCCAG CATTCCTAGTCGCTACGAAGCATTCTGGAAGGAACTTGAAGGTCTCAAGGACGTTTTAAAAACCACAGGGGAACTGAATGTGGAGAAAGCTGGCATTATTGCTCTGTTTGGGGTCGAGTGCTTTGCTTGGTTCTGGACTGGTGAGGTTGTAGGAAGGGGTGGTACAATCACAGGCTACTATGTTTGA